One part of the Nostoc sp. PCC 7120 = FACHB-418 genome encodes these proteins:
- a CDS encoding PAAR domain-containing protein: protein MGKPAARLTDMHICPMQTPGLPPIPHVGGAIVGPGVPTVLIRGLPAAVLGDSCVCVGPPDAIVLGSSTVMIGGKPAARLGDTTAHGGSIVLGEFTVLIGG, encoded by the coding sequence ATGGGAAAACCCGCCGCTCGTCTTACTGATATGCACATTTGTCCAATGCAAACTCCTGGTCTTCCTCCTATCCCTCATGTTGGGGGGGCGATTGTGGGGCCGGGTGTACCTACAGTTTTGATTCGGGGTTTACCTGCGGCTGTCCTTGGTGATAGTTGTGTCTGCGTCGGGCCTCCTGATGCGATCGTTCTTGGTTCTTCAACTGTGATGATTGGGGGCAAACCTGCTGCCCGTTTGGGTGATACAACAGCACACGGAGGCTCGATAGTTTTGGGAGAATTTACCGTACTCATTGGAGGCTGA
- a CDS encoding GPW/gp25 family protein: MDDESNAYLGTGWGFPPTFEKKARSVRLVSAEDDIRESLQILLSTNLGERVMQPNYGCNLQDLLFESLSPTVASNIKELVRTAILYYEPRIRLNKLDIQQGISDRQNPSAVNEADAQGLIQIIVDCTIISTNSRFNFVYPFYLQEGSGN, translated from the coding sequence ATGGACGACGAGAGCAACGCTTATTTAGGTACTGGTTGGGGTTTTCCCCCTACCTTTGAGAAAAAAGCCAGGAGTGTCCGACTTGTCAGTGCAGAAGACGATATTCGAGAGAGCCTGCAAATTCTCTTGTCTACCAATTTGGGTGAGCGAGTAATGCAGCCCAACTATGGTTGTAATTTGCAAGACTTACTCTTTGAAAGCCTTAGCCCTACAGTAGCTAGCAATATTAAAGAACTGGTACGGACGGCAATTTTATATTACGAGCCTCGTATCCGCCTAAACAAGCTAGATATTCAACAAGGAATAAGCGATCGCCAAAATCCATCAGCAGTTAACGAAGCCGATGCCCAAGGCTTAATTCAAATCATTGTAGATTGCACCATCATCAGCACAAATTCCCGCTTTAACTTTGTCTACCCCTTCTACCTACAAGAAGGAAGTGGTAATTAG